A region from the Lutra lutra chromosome 1, mLutLut1.2, whole genome shotgun sequence genome encodes:
- the TMPRSS7 gene encoding transmembrane protease serine 7, with amino-acid sequence MDKENTDVSSKPADVSISNISVQVVSAHGKLPGRRAPQKPISKAKPKKPSKKKAPFWNVQNKIIVFTVFLFILAVIAWTLLWLYISKTESRDAFYFVGMFRITNIEFLPEYRQKESREFLSVAQTVQQVVNLVYTTSAFSKFYKQSVVADVSGNNKGGLLVHFWIVFVMPNAKGRIFCEDCVAAILKDSIQTSIINRTSVGSLQGLAVDMDSVVLNAGLRSDYSSTIGSDKGCSQYFYADHLSLRYPLEISATSGRLMCHFKLVAIVGYLIRLSIESVQIEADNCVTDSLTVYDSLLPIRSTILYRICEPTRTIMSFVSTNNLMLVSFKSPQIRRLSGIRAFFEVIPEEQCENTVLVKEITGFEGKISSPYYPSYYPPKCKCTWKFQTSLSTLGIALKFHNYSITKKSAKGCDHGWWEINEHMYCGSYMDHQTIFRVPSPLARIQLQCSSRLSDRPLLVEYGSYNISQPCPVGSFRCSSGLCVPQAQRCNGVNDCFDESDELFCVTPKPACNASSLRQPGPLVCDGFRDCEDGQDEQNCTQSIPCSHRTFKCGNDICFRKQNAQCDGAVDCPDGSDEEGCSCSRGFSAFHRIIGGSDTQEGGWPWQVSLHFVGSAYCAASVISREWLLSAAHCFHGNRLSDPTPWTAHLGMYVQGNAKFISPVKRIVVHEYYNSQTFDYDIALLQLSTAWPETLKQLIQPICIPPAGQKVRGGEKCWVTGWGRRHEADNKGSPVLQQAEVELIDQTLCVSTYGIITSRMLCAGVLSGKRDACRGDSGGPLSCRRKSDGKWILTGIVSWGHGCGRPNFPGVYTRVSNFVSWIHKYVPSLL; translated from the exons ATGGACAAAGAAAACACTGACGTTTCATCCAAACCTGCGGATGTGAGC atatccaATATCTCAGTTCAGGTGGTCAGTGCCCACGGGAAGCTGCCAGGTAGACGAGCACCTCAAAAACCCATCAGCAAAGCCAAACCCAAGAAGCCATCCAAGAAGAAAGCTCCCTTCTGGAATGTCCAAAACAAAATCATTGTCTTCACAGTATTTCTCTTCATCCTCGCAGTCATAGCCTGGACACTTCTGTGGCTCTACATCA GTAAGACAGAAAGCAGAGATGCTTTTTACTTTGTTGGGATGTTTCGCATCACTAACATTGAGTTTCTTCCTGAATACCGACAGAAAGAGTCCAGGGAATTTCTGTCAGTGGCACAGACTGTGCAGCAAGTG gtaaaCCTGGTTTATACAACATCTGCCTTCTCTAAATTTTACAAGCAGTCTGTCGTTGCAGATGTCAG tggCAACAACAAAGGTGGCCTCCTTGTCCACTTTTGGATTGTGTTTGTCATGCCAAATGCCAAGGGCCGTATCTTCTGTGAGGACTGTGTGGCTGCCATTTTGAAGGACTCCATCCAGACGAGCATCATAAACCGAACCTCTGTGGGGAGCTTGCAGGGCCTGGCTGTTGACATGGACTCTGTGGTACTAAATG CTGGGCTTCGGTCAGATTATTCTTCCACCATAGGATCTG ACAAAGGCTGCTCTCAGTACTTCTATGCAGATCATCTGTCTCTCCGCTACCCTCTGGAGATTTCTGCAACCTCAGGGAGGCTGATGTGTCATTTCAAGCTGGTGGCCATTGTGGGCTATCTGATTCGCCTCTCGATAGAGTCCGTCCAGATTGAAGCTGACAACTGTGTCACTGACTCCCTGACCGTTTACGACTCCCTCTTGCCAATCCGGAGCACCATCTTGTATAG AATTTGTGAACCCACAAGAACGATAATGTCCTTCGTCTCCACAAATAATCTCATGTTGGTGTCGTTTAAGTCTCCTCAGATACGGAGGCTATCAGGAATCCGGGCATTTTTCGAGGTCATTCCAGAAGAAC aGTGTGAAAACACAGTATTGGTCAAAGAAATCACTGGCTTTGAAGGGAAAATTTCAAGTCCATATTACCCAAGCTACTATCCTCCGAAATGCAAGTGTACCTGGAAATTTCAG ACTTCGCTCTCAACCCTTGGCATAGCACTGAAATTCCATAACTATTCAATAACCAAGAAGAGTGCGAAAGGCTGTGACCATGGATGGTGGGAAATTAATGAGCACAT GTACTGTGGCTCCTACATGGATCACCAGACGATTTTCCGTGTGCCTAGTCCGCTCGCTCGCATTCAGCTGCAGTGCAGTTCAAGGCTTTCCGACCGGCCGCTTCTGGTGGAATATGGAAGTTACAACATTAGTCAAC CCTGTCCTGTTGGATCTTTTCGATGCTCCTCTGGCTTGTGTGTCCCTCAGGCCCAGCGATGTAATGGAGTAAATGACTGCTTTGATGAAAGTGACGAGCTTTTCTGTG tGACTCCTAAGCCTGCTTGTAATGCCAGTTCCTTAAGGCAGCCCGGCCCTCTGGTCTGTGACGGCTTCAGGGACTGTGAGGACGGCCAGGATGAGCAGAACTGCACTCAGA gcATTCCATGTAGCCATAGGACTTTTAAATGCGGCAATGATATTTGCTTTAGGAAACAAAATGCACAGTGTGATGGGGCCGTGGACTGCCCAGATGGAAGTGACGAAGAAGGCTGCA GCTGCAGCAGGGGCTTCTCCGCCTTCCACCGCATCATTGGGGGCAGCGACACACAGGAAGGGGGTTGGCCGTGGCAAGTCAGCCTCCACTTTGTCGGCTCGGCCTACTGCGCAGCCTCGGTCATCTCCAGGGAGTGGCTTCTTTCGGCGGCCCACTGTTTCCACGGAAACAG GTTGTCAGACCCCACGCCATGGACTGCTCACCTCGGGATGTACGTGCAGGGGAATGCCAAGTTCATCTCCCCAGTGAAAAGAATTGTGGTCCATGAGTACTATAACAGTCAGACCTTTGACTATGACATTGCTCTGCTACAGCTCAGTACAGCCTGGCCTGAGACCCTGAAACAGCTCATTCAGCCAATATGCATCCCTCCTGCTGGCCAGAAAGTGCGCGGTGGGGAGAAGTGCTGGGTGACTGGCTGGGGGCGAAGGCACGAAGCAG ACAATAAAGGCTCCCCTGTtttgcagcaggcagaggtagagctCATTGACCAAACCCTCTGCGTTTCTACCTATGGGATCATCACTTCGCGGATGTTGTGTGCAGGGGTCCTGTCAGGCAAGAGAGATGCCTGCCGG GGAGATTCAGGTGGACCTTTATCTTGTCGAAGAAAAAGTGATGGAAAATGGATTTTGACTGGCATCGTTAGCTGGGGACATGGATGTGGAAGACCAAACTTTCCTGGTGTTTACACAAGAGTGTCAAATTTTGTTTCCTGGATTCATAAATATGTCCCTTCTCTTTTGTAA